In Bradyrhizobium sp. CCBAU 051011, the following are encoded in one genomic region:
- a CDS encoding M20 family peptidase, with translation MRRSLRIIRNILLLAIAAVLILAGVLAFNTLTHGSRQLQITAVPRAEVDAQAAAKRLAEAIRFRTISSYEKPDQHAEALRGMHAHIEKSFPAFHAAAKREIVGNYSLLYTWQGSDPKAQPVAFLAHQDVVPVAPGTEKDWQQPPFDGVIADGFIWGRGSWDDKGNLYSMLEAAEAMAKAGFRPKRTIYFAFGHDEETAGTAGAKSIAALLASRGVRLDFVIDEGLLITEGIMKGLDKPAALIGVAEKGYVTLVLNAHATPGHSSMPPRDTAIGMMSAALARLEDHRLPMQIRGTVAEMFDTLAPEMSGFNRVVLSNLWLFRPLLLREFEKSGPTEATVRTTTALTIFHAGDKDNVLPGHAEATVNFRLIPGDTQGSVTEHVRSAIANDRISIKPFPGNTDPPPVTPTASPSFQMLNRTIREIYPDVIVAPGLMVAATDSRHYTGITDKIFRFSPVRANSDDLKRFHGTNERLPVEGYADMIRFYRRLIENSAG, from the coding sequence ATGCGCCGGTCGCTTCGTATTATCCGCAACATCCTGCTGCTCGCGATCGCGGCAGTCTTGATCCTCGCCGGCGTCCTCGCATTCAACACCCTCACCCACGGCTCGCGCCAGCTTCAGATAACAGCCGTGCCGCGCGCCGAAGTCGATGCACAGGCAGCGGCCAAGCGCCTGGCCGAAGCGATCCGCTTCCGCACCATTTCGAGCTACGAAAAGCCTGACCAGCACGCCGAAGCGCTGCGCGGCATGCACGCGCATATCGAAAAGAGCTTTCCGGCCTTTCATGCCGCGGCGAAGCGCGAAATCGTCGGCAATTACAGCCTGCTCTACACGTGGCAGGGCTCGGACCCGAAGGCGCAGCCGGTCGCATTCCTCGCCCATCAGGACGTCGTGCCGGTCGCACCGGGCACCGAGAAGGACTGGCAACAGCCGCCCTTTGACGGCGTCATCGCTGATGGATTCATCTGGGGCCGCGGCTCCTGGGACGACAAGGGCAACCTCTATTCCATGCTGGAAGCGGCCGAAGCCATGGCCAAGGCCGGCTTCCGCCCCAAGCGAACGATCTATTTCGCCTTCGGCCATGACGAAGAGACCGCGGGGACCGCCGGCGCCAAATCGATCGCAGCGCTACTTGCCTCGCGCGGCGTCCGCCTCGACTTCGTGATCGACGAGGGCCTCTTGATCACCGAAGGCATCATGAAGGGGCTCGACAAGCCGGCCGCACTGATCGGTGTTGCGGAAAAAGGCTATGTCACGCTGGTGCTGAACGCGCATGCGACACCCGGCCACTCGTCGATGCCGCCGCGCGATACCGCGATCGGCATGATGAGCGCGGCGCTGGCGCGGCTCGAAGACCACCGCCTGCCGATGCAGATCCGCGGCACGGTCGCGGAAATGTTCGACACGCTGGCGCCCGAGATGTCCGGCTTCAACCGCGTGGTGCTGTCGAACCTCTGGCTGTTCCGGCCGCTGCTGCTGCGCGAATTCGAAAAGAGCGGGCCCACCGAGGCGACGGTGCGCACCACCACCGCGCTGACGATCTTCCACGCCGGCGACAAGGACAATGTGTTGCCCGGCCATGCCGAGGCCACCGTCAACTTCCGCCTGATCCCCGGCGACACGCAAGGGAGCGTGACCGAGCATGTCCGCAGCGCCATCGCCAACGACCGGATTTCCATCAAGCCGTTTCCCGGCAACACCGACCCGCCGCCGGTGACGCCGACCGCAAGCCCGTCGTTCCAGATGCTCAACCGCACCATCCGCGAAATCTATCCGGACGTGATCGTCGCGCCCGGCCTGATGGTCGCCGCCACCGACTCGCGCCACTACACGGGAATTACCGACAAGATTTTCCGCTTCTCGCCGGTGCGCGCAAACTCGGACGATTTGAAGCGCTTTCACGGCACGAATGAGCGCCTTCCCGTCGAAGGCTATGCCGATATGATTAGGTTCTATCGGCGGTTGATCGAGAACAGTGCGGGGTGA
- a CDS encoding Crp/Fnr family transcriptional regulator yields the protein MLTRRTGTAGERPFNNLLRRLNDADFALIEPHLVAADANPNDLLYSPGDNVETVHFPCGPSLVSYMVASEDGRDVETILIGREGAVGGIVSQGHLPAYTRITVKFAGPFVRLPVGKLDAAKTKSRTLSNIFARYADCMLAQIFQSTACNAIHSIEQRTAKWIISAMERTDGEDAVPLTHEQLATLLGVGRSYTSRVIQTFKAEGTLETRRGSIVIRNPDALRNRSCRCNEAVKGHFDEVLRGVYPDPKQDN from the coding sequence ATGCTTACGCGACGAACCGGGACGGCCGGTGAGCGGCCGTTCAACAACCTGCTGCGCCGTTTGAACGACGCCGATTTTGCGTTGATCGAACCGCATCTCGTCGCGGCCGACGCCAATCCGAACGACCTGCTCTACAGTCCCGGCGACAATGTCGAGACGGTGCATTTCCCATGCGGCCCCAGCCTCGTCTCCTACATGGTCGCCAGCGAGGATGGCCGCGACGTCGAAACCATCCTGATCGGCCGCGAGGGCGCGGTCGGCGGCATCGTCAGCCAGGGCCATCTGCCGGCCTATACCCGCATCACGGTCAAGTTCGCCGGACCGTTCGTGCGGCTTCCGGTTGGAAAGCTCGATGCGGCAAAAACGAAATCGCGCACGCTGAGCAACATCTTCGCGCGCTATGCGGATTGCATGCTGGCGCAAATCTTCCAGTCCACCGCCTGCAATGCGATTCATTCGATCGAGCAGCGCACAGCGAAATGGATCATTTCGGCGATGGAACGCACCGATGGCGAGGACGCCGTGCCGCTGACGCACGAGCAACTGGCGACCTTGCTCGGTGTCGGCCGCTCCTACACCAGCCGGGTGATCCAGACCTTCAAGGCGGAAGGCACGCTGGAGACCCGGCGCGGTTCGATCGTCATCCGCAACCCGGATGCGCTGCGGAACCGGTCCTGCCGCTGCAATGAGGCCGTGAAAGGCCATTTTGACGAGGTTTTGCGGGGGGTCTACCCCGACCCCAAGCAGGATAATTAG
- a CDS encoding SDR family oxidoreductase codes for MNADIRKILVLGASGLIGRFVTDDLRGRGFRVVGVARKLSASQKNDALDLELPIMTLDAAALTRVLRNHDIGVVVNCLGVLQDGPGSDTAAVHREFVARLLQAIRECRHAIRLVHISIPGTASTDPTAFSTTKREGERLITESGIPYAILRPGFVVALAAYGGSAMLRSLAALPIDLPPAERLTPFQPVAMEDIAATVAWLAERDPGEVNAVTWDLMQEHPVTLGDVIDQFREVFGTIRWRRMAMPVFLLDLGARLGDLSSLLGWVPPMRTTAIAELRRGVSGSPADWITATGIIPKTIAQMAGRRVATIQDKWFARLFPIKALMIASLVLFWVVSGFIALVISYDAAAGILRSHGFPPWLVDPITVGTSLMDMSIGVLIAFRRTAAFGLIAGIIASFGYMIGAAILTPDLWIEPLGALVKTGPAIVLILVALVTLDNR; via the coding sequence ATGAACGCCGACATCCGAAAAATCCTGGTGCTCGGCGCCTCCGGCCTGATCGGCCGCTTCGTTACCGACGATCTGCGTGGGCGGGGATTTCGCGTCGTCGGCGTCGCCCGCAAACTGTCAGCTTCGCAGAAGAACGACGCGCTCGATCTCGAACTGCCCATCATGACGCTGGATGCCGCCGCGCTGACGCGGGTGCTGCGCAACCATGACATCGGTGTCGTCGTCAATTGCCTCGGCGTGCTGCAGGACGGCCCCGGCAGCGACACGGCCGCGGTGCATCGCGAATTCGTGGCGCGGCTGTTGCAGGCGATCCGCGAATGCCGCCACGCGATCCGCCTGGTGCATATCTCGATTCCCGGCACCGCCAGCACCGATCCCACCGCCTTCAGCACCACCAAGCGCGAGGGCGAACGGTTGATCACCGAATCCGGCATCCCGTACGCGATCCTGCGGCCGGGCTTCGTGGTGGCACTGGCGGCCTATGGCGGCAGTGCCATGCTGCGCTCGCTCGCGGCGCTCCCGATCGATCTTCCGCCCGCCGAGCGGCTCACGCCGTTTCAGCCGGTCGCCATGGAGGACATCGCCGCGACGGTTGCCTGGCTGGCCGAGCGCGATCCCGGCGAGGTGAACGCCGTGACATGGGACCTGATGCAGGAGCATCCGGTCACGCTCGGCGACGTGATCGATCAATTCCGCGAGGTGTTCGGCACCATCAGATGGCGGCGCATGGCGATGCCGGTGTTCCTGCTCGACCTCGGCGCCAGGCTCGGCGATCTCTCGAGCCTGCTCGGCTGGGTGCCGCCGATGCGCACCACGGCGATCGCGGAGTTGCGCCGCGGCGTCAGCGGCAGCCCCGCGGACTGGATCACCGCCACCGGCATCATACCGAAGACGATCGCGCAGATGGCGGGACGACGCGTGGCGACCATTCAGGACAAATGGTTTGCCCGGCTGTTCCCGATCAAGGCGTTGATGATCGCAAGCCTCGTGCTGTTCTGGGTCGTCTCGGGCTTCATTGCGCTGGTGATTTCCTACGACGCGGCCGCCGGAATCCTGCGCAGCCACGGCTTTCCGCCATGGCTTGTCGACCCCATCACCGTCGGCACCAGCCTGATGGACATGAGCATCGGCGTGCTGATCGCATTTCGCCGCACGGCGGCGTTTGGCCTGATTGCGGGTATAATTGCATCGTTCGGCTATATGATCGGCGCCGCAATCCTGACGCCGGACCTCTGGATCGAGCCGCTCGGCGCGCTGGTGAAGACCGGGCCTGCGATCGTGCTGATTCTGGTGGCGCTGGTGACGCTGGATAACCGATGA
- the ppa gene encoding inorganic diphosphatase has protein sequence MRIDAIPIGVNPPHDVNVIIEVPVGGEPIKYEMDKEAGTLVVDRFLYTAMRYPGNYGFIPHTLSGDGDPCDVLVANTRAIAPGAVMSVRPVGVLLMEDEAGGDEKIIAVPSSKLTQRYDKVRNYSDLPDITLQQIQHFFEHYKDLEKGKWVKVLRWCGADDAHRLILEGIERAKKK, from the coding sequence ATGCGCATTGACGCCATCCCGATCGGAGTAAATCCGCCACACGACGTCAACGTCATCATCGAGGTGCCGGTTGGCGGCGAGCCGATCAAGTATGAAATGGACAAGGAAGCCGGCACGCTGGTGGTCGATCGCTTCCTCTATACGGCGATGCGCTATCCCGGCAATTACGGCTTCATCCCGCATACGCTGTCGGGCGACGGCGACCCCTGCGACGTGCTGGTTGCCAATACCCGCGCGATCGCGCCGGGCGCGGTGATGAGCGTGCGGCCGGTCGGCGTGTTGCTGATGGAGGACGAGGCCGGCGGCGACGAGAAGATCATCGCGGTGCCGTCGTCGAAACTGACCCAGCGCTACGACAAGGTCAGAAACTACAGCGACCTCCCCGACATCACGCTGCAGCAGATCCAGCATTTCTTCGAGCACTACAAGGATCTCGAAAAGGGCAAGTGGGTGAAGGTGCTGCGCTGGTGCGGCGCCGACGACGCCCACCGGCTGATCCTGGAAGGCATCGAGCGCGCGAAGAAGAAGTAG
- a CDS encoding thiol-disulfide oxidoreductase DCC family protein has product MTKWPDDDVILYDGVCVFCSRWVRFVATRDVERRFRFTAIQSAYGTRLAQAFGIDPGDPDTNAVVHGGVAYFKSDAALTVLGALPGWRWTHVLFTVPKPLRDAVYSLVAKNRYRIFGKYEECFVPDADTRARVME; this is encoded by the coding sequence ATGACGAAATGGCCTGACGATGACGTGATTCTCTACGACGGCGTCTGCGTCTTCTGCTCGCGCTGGGTCCGCTTCGTCGCCACGCGCGACGTCGAGCGCAGGTTTCGCTTTACGGCGATCCAGTCGGCGTATGGCACAAGGCTGGCGCAGGCGTTTGGAATTGACCCCGGTGATCCCGACACCAACGCGGTGGTGCATGGAGGAGTCGCGTATTTCAAATCGGATGCGGCGCTGACGGTGCTCGGCGCGCTGCCGGGATGGCGATGGACGCACGTGCTGTTTACGGTGCCGAAACCGTTGCGTGATGCGGTGTACAGTCTGGTCGCGAAGAATCGCTATCGGATTTTCGGGAAGTATGAGGAGTGCTTCGTGCCTGACGCGGATACGCGGGCGAGGGTGATGGAGTAG
- the typA gene encoding translational GTPase TypA has translation MNLRNVAIIAHVDHGKTTLVDRLLQQSGTYRENQKVTERAMDSNDLERERGITILAKAASVQWKDTRINIVDTPGHADFGGEVERILNMVDGALVLVDAAEGPLPQTKFVVSKALKVGLKPIVVINKVDRPDARPTEVINEVFDLFAALDASEEQLDFPILYGSAKQGWMADSPDGSHDAGMQPLFDLIVRHVAPPSVEEGPFRMIGTILEANPYLGRIITGRITSGAIKPNQQVKVLGADGKTIEQGRITKILAFRGIERNPLDEAEAGDIVAIAGLTKGTVADTFCDPTVETPLVAQPIDPPTVSMSFIVNNSPLAGTEGDKVTSRMIRDRLLREAEGNVALRVVEAADKDSMEVSGRGELQLAILIETMRREGFELSVSRPRVVLQKEEATGQWQEPIEEVVIDVDEEHSGVVVQKMSERKAEMIEMRPSGGNRLRLVFYAPTRGLIGYQGELLTDTRGTAIMNRLFHGYANYKGDIQGRRNGVLISNDQGEAVAYAMFKLEDRGPMMIEPGWKVYKGMIVGEHTRDNDLEINVLKGKQLTNIRTTSKDEAVRLTPPIRMTLEKALAYIEDDELVEVTPKSIRLRKKFLDANDRKRAEKAKEAVA, from the coding sequence ATGAACCTTCGTAACGTCGCCATCATCGCCCACGTCGACCACGGCAAGACCACCCTCGTCGACCGCCTGCTGCAGCAATCCGGCACCTATCGCGAGAACCAGAAGGTGACCGAGCGCGCGATGGACTCCAACGATCTGGAGCGCGAGCGCGGCATCACCATTCTGGCCAAGGCGGCTTCCGTGCAGTGGAAGGACACCCGCATCAACATCGTCGACACCCCCGGCCACGCCGATTTCGGCGGCGAGGTCGAGCGCATCCTGAACATGGTCGATGGCGCGCTGGTGCTGGTGGACGCCGCCGAAGGCCCGCTGCCGCAGACCAAGTTCGTGGTCTCCAAGGCGCTCAAGGTCGGGCTGAAGCCGATCGTCGTCATCAACAAGGTCGACCGCCCCGACGCGCGCCCGACCGAAGTCATCAACGAAGTGTTCGACCTGTTCGCCGCGCTCGACGCCAGCGAGGAGCAGCTCGATTTCCCGATCCTCTACGGGTCTGCCAAGCAGGGCTGGATGGCCGACAGCCCGGACGGCTCCCACGACGCCGGCATGCAGCCGCTATTCGACCTGATCGTGCGCCACGTCGCGCCGCCGAGCGTCGAAGAAGGTCCGTTCCGGATGATCGGCACCATTCTCGAAGCCAACCCCTATCTCGGCCGCATCATCACCGGCCGCATCACCTCGGGCGCGATCAAGCCGAACCAGCAGGTGAAGGTGCTGGGCGCCGACGGCAAGACCATCGAGCAGGGACGTATCACCAAGATACTCGCCTTCCGCGGCATCGAGCGTAACCCGCTGGATGAAGCCGAAGCCGGCGACATCGTCGCCATCGCCGGCCTCACCAAGGGCACCGTGGCCGACACCTTCTGCGATCCCACGGTCGAAACCCCGCTGGTGGCGCAGCCGATCGATCCGCCGACCGTGTCGATGTCGTTCATCGTCAACAACTCGCCGCTCGCCGGCACCGAGGGCGATAAGGTGACCTCCCGCATGATCCGCGACCGCCTGCTGCGCGAAGCCGAAGGCAATGTCGCGCTGCGCGTGGTGGAAGCCGCCGACAAGGATTCCATGGAAGTCTCGGGCCGCGGCGAATTGCAGCTCGCAATCCTGATCGAGACCATGCGCCGCGAAGGCTTTGAGCTCTCGGTGTCGCGGCCGCGCGTCGTGCTGCAGAAGGAAGAAGCCACCGGCCAGTGGCAGGAGCCGATCGAGGAAGTCGTGATCGACGTCGACGAGGAGCATTCCGGCGTCGTCGTGCAGAAGATGAGCGAGCGCAAGGCCGAGATGATCGAGATGCGCCCCTCCGGCGGCAACCGCCTGCGGCTGGTGTTCTACGCGCCGACCCGCGGCCTGATCGGCTATCAGGGCGAATTGCTCACCGACACCCGCGGCACCGCGATCATGAACCGCCTGTTCCACGGCTACGCCAACTACAAGGGCGACATCCAGGGCCGCCGCAACGGCGTCCTGATCTCCAACGATCAGGGCGAGGCGGTAGCTTACGCGATGTTCAAGCTGGAAGACCGCGGCCCGATGATGATCGAGCCGGGCTGGAAGGTCTACAAGGGCATGATCGTCGGCGAGCACACCCGCGACAACGACCTCGAGATCAACGTGCTCAAGGGCAAGCAGCTCACCAACATCCGCACCACCTCGAAGGACGAAGCGGTGCGCCTGACGCCGCCGATCCGGATGACGTTGGAAAAGGCGCTGGCCTATATCGAGGACGACGAGCTGGTCGAGGTGACCCCGAAGTCGATCCGCCTGCGCAAGAAGTTCTTGGACGCCAACGACCGCAAGCGCGCGGAAAAGGCCAAGGAAGCGGTGGCGTAA
- a CDS encoding S9 family peptidase, translating into MHPLNLLFTLVFVAALGVEAAAAQPGLGAQGTEGEPHRRQQWLVPAPDPVAAAHAVLFRPSGEGPFPLAVIAHASTQNVLRRAQMPQPEYRALAAWLVARGFAVLVPERPGHGATGGKYLEDQGGCDEADYARSGRATAEAISAAADFMRRQAFIRPEGMVVIGHSAGAWGALALTREDSKNIAAIIAFAPGRGGHASDLPNRVCAPHTLTAAAGEFGRAARVKVTWLVAANDSYFSPALSRQLADAFRGAGGKADFHVLAAHGSEGHWLVESEGGVKLAAGELDRALKARSPTAANKP; encoded by the coding sequence ATGCATCCGCTAAACCTGCTTTTCACGCTGGTTTTTGTTGCCGCGCTCGGTGTGGAAGCCGCGGCGGCGCAGCCCGGCCTTGGCGCACAAGGCACGGAAGGCGAACCGCATCGCCGGCAGCAATGGCTGGTGCCTGCTCCCGATCCCGTCGCGGCCGCGCATGCGGTGCTGTTCAGGCCATCAGGCGAGGGGCCGTTTCCGCTGGCCGTGATCGCGCACGCCTCCACCCAGAACGTGTTGCGGCGGGCGCAAATGCCGCAACCAGAATACCGTGCGCTCGCCGCCTGGCTGGTGGCGCGTGGCTTTGCGGTCCTGGTCCCCGAACGTCCAGGGCATGGCGCGACGGGCGGAAAATATCTCGAGGATCAGGGCGGCTGCGACGAGGCCGATTATGCGCGCTCCGGCCGCGCCACCGCGGAGGCGATCAGCGCTGCGGCGGATTTCATGCGCAGGCAAGCCTTCATCCGCCCCGAGGGCATGGTCGTGATCGGCCATTCGGCCGGCGCCTGGGGCGCGCTGGCGCTCACGCGCGAAGATTCAAAGAACATTGCCGCCATCATCGCGTTCGCGCCGGGGCGCGGCGGGCATGCCAGTGATCTTCCCAACCGGGTCTGCGCGCCGCATACGCTGACCGCGGCGGCGGGCGAGTTCGGCAGGGCTGCGCGCGTGAAAGTGACCTGGCTGGTGGCCGCCAATGACAGCTATTTCTCGCCTGCGCTGTCCCGCCAACTGGCCGATGCGTTTCGTGGCGCCGGCGGCAAGGCCGACTTTCACGTGCTGGCGGCCCACGGCAGCGAGGGCCACTGGCTTGTGGAGAGCGAGGGCGGCGTCAAGCTCGCCGCAGGCGAACTCGATCGCGCCTTGAAGGCGCGGTCTCCAACTGCGGCGAACAAGCCGTGA
- a CDS encoding GNAT family N-acetyltransferase, producing MSTTLIEVRPAKAADAAAVAATHDEAWRSAYQGIIPGAELEKLINRRGPQWWDSAIRKGSRVSVLVFGDKVAGYANYGRNRARSLHFEGEIYELYLRPEFQGLGFGRRLFTAARRDLMQSGLKSMVIWALSDNDPATEFYRALGGRMVARSSEKFGPKSLDKVAFAWTN from the coding sequence ATGAGCACAACCCTGATCGAGGTTCGACCGGCCAAGGCTGCGGACGCAGCCGCGGTGGCGGCTACCCATGATGAAGCCTGGCGGTCCGCCTATCAGGGCATCATTCCGGGCGCCGAGCTCGAAAAACTCATTAACCGCCGCGGCCCGCAATGGTGGGACAGCGCGATCCGCAAGGGCAGCCGCGTCAGCGTGCTGGTGTTCGGCGACAAGGTCGCGGGCTACGCCAATTACGGCCGCAACCGCGCCCGCAGCCTGCATTTCGAAGGCGAGATTTACGAGCTCTATCTGCGGCCGGAATTCCAGGGCCTCGGCTTCGGCCGCCGCCTGTTCACCGCCGCCCGGCGCGATCTGATGCAGAGCGGGCTGAAGAGCATGGTGATCTGGGCGCTGTCGGACAACGATCCGGCGACGGAATTTTACCGCGCGCTCGGCGGCCGCATGGTGGCCCGCTCCTCGGAGAAATTCGGGCCCAAGTCGCTCGATAAAGTCGCCTTCGCCTGGACCAACTGA
- a CDS encoding NAD(P)/FAD-dependent oxidoreductase: MSLPSSVDVAIIGAGAAGLGAANTLKNSGLSVLVLEARERVGGRAHTIMASPDVTFDVGCGWLHSADVNSFVNIAEQLGFEINRSLPPWRERAHGKAFPQEDRDDFIRALNAFYDRAEQAAAEAGKSGRDAVASLYLEPGNRWNPMIDAISTYVNGCELDQVSILDMDAYEDTDINWRVRRGYGALVAAYGATCQLALNCVVTLIDHSGKRVRIETSQGTLIADKVIVTVPTNLIADEAIRFHPPLPAKVDAARGLPLGLADKVTLALDEPEALPIEGNLRGATMRTAMGTYHIRPFGQPCIEGFFGGRYAQSLEDAGDGALAAASIDEIVSFLGNGFRRKLKPLAESRWAHDPFARGSYSHALPGHAGDRAVLAAPVDGRLFFAGEATSPEFFTTAHGARDSGERAAGEILASLTKR, translated from the coding sequence ATGTCCCTCCCCTCCTCAGTCGATGTCGCCATCATCGGCGCCGGCGCCGCCGGCCTCGGCGCCGCGAATACGCTGAAGAACTCCGGCCTTTCCGTCCTCGTGCTGGAAGCGCGCGAGCGGGTCGGCGGCCGCGCCCACACCATCATGGCCTCGCCCGACGTCACCTTCGACGTCGGTTGCGGCTGGCTGCATTCGGCGGATGTGAACTCTTTCGTCAACATCGCCGAACAGCTCGGCTTCGAGATCAACAGGTCACTGCCGCCCTGGCGCGAGCGCGCCCATGGCAAGGCGTTTCCGCAGGAAGACCGCGACGATTTTATCCGCGCGCTAAATGCGTTCTATGATCGCGCCGAGCAAGCGGCTGCTGAAGCCGGGAAGAGTGGCCGCGACGCCGTCGCCAGCCTTTATCTGGAGCCCGGCAATCGCTGGAATCCGATGATCGACGCGATCTCGACCTATGTGAACGGCTGCGAGCTCGATCAGGTTTCCATTCTCGACATGGACGCCTATGAGGATACCGATATCAACTGGCGTGTCCGCCGCGGCTACGGCGCTCTCGTTGCTGCCTATGGCGCAACATGTCAGCTCGCGCTCAATTGCGTGGTGACGCTGATCGATCACTCGGGAAAGCGTGTCCGCATCGAGACTTCGCAGGGCACGCTGATTGCGGACAAGGTGATCGTCACCGTTCCAACCAATCTGATCGCCGACGAGGCGATCCGCTTTCATCCGCCTTTGCCGGCCAAGGTCGATGCCGCGCGCGGCCTGCCGCTCGGCCTCGCCGACAAGGTGACGCTGGCGCTGGATGAGCCGGAGGCGCTGCCGATAGAGGGCAATCTGCGCGGCGCCACCATGCGCACTGCGATGGGCACCTATCACATCCGCCCGTTCGGCCAGCCCTGCATCGAAGGCTTTTTCGGCGGCCGTTACGCGCAATCGCTGGAAGATGCCGGCGATGGCGCGCTTGCGGCAGCAAGCATCGACGAGATCGTCTCATTCCTCGGCAACGGTTTCCGTCGCAAGCTAAAGCCGCTCGCCGAATCGCGCTGGGCGCATGATCCGTTCGCCCGTGGCTCGTACTCGCATGCGCTGCCGGGACATGCCGGCGACCGCGCGGTGCTGGCGGCGCCGGTCGATGGCCGGCTGTTCTTTGCGGGGGAGGCAACCTCGCCGGAGTTTTTCACGACCGCGCATGGGGCAAGGGACAGCGGAGAGAGGGCGGCGGGGGAAATTTTGGCGTCGTTGACGAAGCGTTGA
- the folD gene encoding bifunctional methylenetetrahydrofolate dehydrogenase/methenyltetrahydrofolate cyclohydrolase FolD, with protein sequence MTARIIDGKVIAAELRARVAEEVARVKREHQLTPGLAVVLVGNDPASEVYVRSKHTQTQAAGMASFEHKLPADVAQADLLALIAKLNRDPAVHGILVQLPLPKSIHTETVINAIDPAKDVDGLHPNNAGRLAGGFAALSPCTPLGCIILTKSVHASLEGMNAIVIGRSNLVGRPLVQLLLNENATVTIAHSRSKDLPQLCARADLVYAAVGRPEMVRADWIKPGATVIDVGINRTPLADGKTRLVGDVAFKEVAEVAGAITPVPGGVGQMTVACLLVNTLRAACAIKGLAKPGV encoded by the coding sequence ATGACGGCACGCATTATCGACGGAAAGGTCATTGCAGCGGAGCTCCGCGCCCGCGTCGCGGAAGAGGTCGCGCGGGTCAAGCGCGAGCATCAGCTGACACCGGGCCTTGCGGTGGTCCTGGTCGGCAATGATCCCGCCAGCGAAGTGTATGTCCGCAGCAAGCACACGCAGACGCAGGCCGCCGGCATGGCCTCGTTCGAGCACAAGCTGCCCGCCGATGTCGCGCAGGCCGATCTGCTGGCGCTGATCGCAAAGCTCAACCGCGATCCCGCGGTGCACGGCATTCTCGTGCAACTGCCGCTGCCGAAATCGATCCATACCGAAACCGTCATCAATGCGATCGATCCGGCCAAGGACGTTGACGGCCTGCATCCCAACAATGCCGGCCGGCTGGCCGGTGGCTTTGCCGCGCTGTCGCCCTGCACGCCGCTTGGTTGCATCATTTTGACCAAAAGCGTGCATGCCTCGCTGGAAGGCATGAACGCGATCGTCATCGGCCGTTCCAATCTTGTCGGTCGCCCGCTGGTGCAATTGCTGCTGAATGAAAACGCGACGGTGACGATCGCGCACTCGCGCTCAAAGGATCTGCCGCAACTCTGCGCCCGCGCCGATCTGGTCTATGCCGCGGTCGGCCGGCCCGAAATGGTGCGCGCCGACTGGATCAAGCCGGGCGCCACCGTGATCGATGTCGGCATCAACCGCACGCCGCTAGCCGACGGCAAGACCCGGCTGGTCGGCGACGTCGCGTTCAAGGAAGTCGCCGAAGTCGCTGGCGCGATCACGCCGGTGCCCGGCGGCGTCGGGCAGATGACGGTGGCCTGCCTGCTGGTGAACACGCTGCGCGCGGCGTGCGCGATTAAAGGGCTGGCGAAGCCTGGGGTGTGA
- a CDS encoding YggT family protein: MRAILEVILIVLDLYIWLLIASAILSWLIAFNVVNTRNQFVAAVAEFLYRITEPALAPIRRFMPNLGGLDISPIILILVIILVQKLVAYNVMPYFV, encoded by the coding sequence ATGCGCGCTATCTTGGAAGTCATCCTTATTGTGTTGGATCTCTACATCTGGCTGCTGATCGCCTCGGCGATCCTGTCGTGGTTGATCGCTTTCAATGTCGTCAACACCCGCAACCAGTTCGTGGCGGCGGTGGCCGAGTTCCTGTACCGGATCACCGAGCCGGCATTGGCGCCGATCCGCAGATTCATGCCCAATCTGGGCGGGCTCGACATCTCGCCGATCATCCTGATCCTGGTCATCATCCTCGTTCAGAAACTGGTCGCCTACAACGTGATGCCCTATTTCGTTTAG